In a single window of the Silvimonas iriomotensis genome:
- a CDS encoding Hpt domain-containing protein, with translation MTGLSEYSRAAALDMVAGDAALLTELLGVFLADVPARLHVLESAAAAEDLATVLHEAHAIKGACGTIAAAGNMQRMQALEHAARNNNGAAVAELWIESLEQMRWLLQDLHLDYEALRQGHTAA, from the coding sequence ATGACCGGCCTTTCTGAATACTCCCGTGCCGCAGCGCTGGATATGGTCGCTGGCGATGCCGCCTTGCTGACGGAGCTGCTGGGTGTATTTCTGGCGGACGTTCCGGCCCGCCTGCACGTACTGGAAAGCGCGGCGGCCGCAGAGGACCTGGCGACCGTGCTGCACGAAGCCCACGCCATCAAAGGCGCCTGCGGCACCATCGCCGCTGCAGGCAATATGCAACGCATGCAAGCGCTGGAACACGCCGCACGGAACAACAACGGCGCGGCAGTCGCAGAGTTATGGATAGAAAGTCTGGAGCAGATGCGCTGGTTATTGCAGGACTTGCATCTGGACTACGAGGCACTGCGGCAGGGGCATACCGCTGCGTGA
- the dut gene encoding dUTP diphosphatase, translated as MSTLDIKILDQRLKDNLPAYATPGSAGLDLRACLDAPLELAPGATALVPSGMAIHLADPKLAAMIIPRSGLGHKHGIVLGNLVGLIDSDYQGQVFVSVWNRGNHSFTIQPLERIAQLVVVPVVQVELNIVESFEESSRGEGGFGSTGKA; from the coding sequence ATGAGCACGCTCGATATCAAAATTCTGGACCAGCGCCTGAAAGACAACCTGCCGGCCTATGCCACGCCGGGTTCTGCCGGGCTGGACCTGCGGGCGTGCCTTGATGCACCGCTGGAACTGGCGCCGGGCGCGACCGCGCTGGTGCCGTCCGGCATGGCCATTCACCTGGCCGACCCCAAACTGGCGGCGATGATCATTCCGCGTTCGGGCCTGGGCCACAAGCATGGCATCGTGCTGGGCAACCTGGTGGGGCTGATTGATTCAGATTACCAGGGCCAGGTGTTTGTCTCGGTCTGGAACCGCGGCAATCACTCGTTCACCATCCAGCCGCTGGAGCGCATTGCGCAACTGGTGGTGGTGCCGGTGGTGCAGGTTGAACTCAATATCGTTGAGTCGTTTGAAGAGAGTTCCCGCGGGGAAGGCGGGTTTGGCAGTACCGGGAAGGCCTGA
- the coaBC gene encoding bifunctional phosphopantothenoylcysteine decarboxylase/phosphopantothenate--cysteine ligase CoaBC has translation MKQTKKRIVLGVTGGVAAYKAAELTRLMIKAGWDVQVVLTQAGAAFVTPVTFQALSGNPVFTDQWDGRIDNNMPHIDLTRGADAILVAPATADMLAKVAHGLCDDLLSTLIAARDCPLLMAPAMNKQMWENKPNQRNVAQLKEDGVTILGPDAGDQACGEVGMGRMLEPEAIMQALEAFFQPKLLRGKRVLITAGATFERIDAVRGITNTSSGKMGFAVARAAAEAGAEVTLVAGDTVLPTPAGCQRINVKSAQQMLESVELAVPASDIFISVAAVADYHVVNPAEHKIKKDATTMTLELAANPDILARVASRADAPFCVGFAAESEKLLEYAEAKRKRKHLPLLVANLVQQAMGADDNEVILLDDAGQHRLARAPKLDIARQLIAHVADLYQQQHKPAKQA, from the coding sequence ATGAAACAAACAAAGAAACGGATCGTGCTGGGCGTGACCGGCGGCGTTGCGGCCTACAAGGCGGCAGAGCTGACGCGCCTGATGATCAAGGCCGGTTGGGACGTCCAGGTGGTGCTGACCCAGGCGGGCGCGGCGTTTGTCACGCCGGTCACGTTCCAGGCGCTCTCCGGCAACCCGGTCTTTACCGACCAGTGGGACGGGCGCATTGACAACAACATGCCGCACATTGACCTGACCCGTGGCGCCGACGCCATCCTCGTCGCGCCGGCTACGGCCGACATGCTGGCCAAAGTGGCGCACGGCCTGTGCGATGACCTGTTGTCCACGCTGATTGCCGCGCGTGATTGCCCGTTGTTGATGGCGCCGGCCATGAACAAACAGATGTGGGAAAACAAACCCAACCAGCGCAATGTGGCGCAACTGAAAGAAGACGGCGTCACCATCCTGGGGCCGGATGCCGGCGACCAGGCCTGCGGCGAAGTCGGCATGGGCCGCATGCTGGAACCCGAAGCCATCATGCAGGCGCTGGAAGCCTTCTTTCAGCCCAAACTACTGCGTGGCAAGCGCGTGCTGATTACCGCGGGCGCTACCTTTGAACGCATCGATGCGGTGCGCGGCATTACCAATACCAGTTCCGGCAAGATGGGTTTTGCCGTGGCCCGCGCCGCGGCAGAAGCCGGGGCCGAGGTCACGCTGGTGGCGGGCGATACCGTACTGCCCACGCCGGCCGGTTGCCAGCGCATCAACGTCAAAAGCGCGCAGCAAATGCTGGAGTCCGTCGAACTGGCTGTACCGGCCAGCGACATTTTCATCAGCGTGGCGGCGGTGGCTGACTATCATGTGGTCAACCCGGCTGAACACAAGATCAAGAAAGACGCGACCACCATGACGCTGGAACTGGCGGCCAATCCGGATATCCTGGCGCGTGTTGCCAGCCGGGCGGATGCGCCGTTCTGTGTCGGTTTCGCGGCGGAATCAGAAAAACTGCTGGAATACGCCGAGGCCAAACGCAAACGCAAACATTTGCCGCTGCTGGTGGCCAACCTGGTGCAACAAGCCATGGGCGCGGACGATAACGAAGTGATCTTGCTGGACGATGCTGGCCAGCACCGCCTGGCGCGCGCACCCAAGCTGGATATCGCTCGCCAGTTGATCGCCCACGTGGCCGATCTGTATCAACAACAACATAAACCTGCCAAACAAGCTTGA
- the radC gene encoding RadC family protein has protein sequence MSIHDWPAAERPREKLLARGADALSDAELLAIFLRVGIVGYSAVDLARLLLNHFGSLNGVFSAPRAAFSHIAGMGDAKYAQLQAVLEMARRALHEDLRVSNALTSPQSVRDYLTLWLRNRPVECFVALLLDAGHRVLACVELSHGSVNQTQVYPQEVARQALQHHACAIIVAHNHPSGRAEPSAADIKLTHTLRDALQLIDVRLLDHFVIAGSQSYSFAENKQL, from the coding sequence ATGTCCATACACGACTGGCCTGCTGCCGAACGCCCGCGCGAGAAACTGCTGGCACGCGGCGCTGATGCGCTGTCCGATGCCGAATTGCTCGCCATTTTCCTGCGTGTGGGGATCGTCGGTTATTCGGCGGTGGATCTGGCGCGTCTGTTGCTCAACCATTTCGGTTCGCTCAATGGCGTGTTCAGCGCGCCGCGTGCCGCCTTTTCACACATAGCAGGTATGGGCGATGCCAAGTACGCGCAACTGCAGGCCGTGCTGGAAATGGCCCGGCGGGCGCTGCACGAAGACCTCCGCGTCAGCAACGCGCTGACCAGCCCGCAATCGGTGCGTGACTATCTGACGCTGTGGCTGCGCAACCGGCCGGTCGAGTGTTTTGTAGCACTGCTGCTCGACGCCGGCCACCGTGTGCTGGCGTGCGTTGAACTCTCGCACGGCAGCGTCAACCAGACCCAGGTCTACCCGCAGGAAGTCGCCCGCCAGGCCTTGCAGCACCACGCCTGCGCCATCATCGTGGCGCACAACCACCCTTCTGGCCGCGCCGAACCTTCTGCGGCAGATATCAAACTCACACACACCTTACGCGACGCGCTGCAGCTGATTGATGTGCGGCTGCTGGATCATTTCGTGATTGCAGGCAGCCAGAGTTATTCGTTTGCCGAGAACAAACAGTTGTAA
- a CDS encoding branched-chain amino acid ABC transporter substrate-binding protein: MTIARYTLIAAAVLGLAACGKQEPAQSDAAASAPAASATAAAGGASGDTVTVKIGHAAPLTGNIAHLGKDNEDGVKLAIDEINAAGGADIGGKKVKFEMDSEDDQADPKTATTVAQRFVDEKVVGVIGHLNSGTTIPASKIYSDAGIPQISPSATAVAYTAQGFKTAFRVMANDAQQGKVLGEYAVQKLGAKKIAIVDDRTAYGQGLADEFEKAAKAAGGDIVKREFTTNQETDFNAILTSIKGTKPDLIFYGGMDAQAAPLKKQAHKLGISAKVMGGDGTQTPELIKLAGDDSEGMVSSSPGQPKDQLPGGKEFLDKFKKTFGQEVQLYAPYCYDAVKVMVEAMKKAGSTEPAKYLPELAKIDYQGVTGPITFDEKGDIKNGAITIYTVKGGKWEVLEIVGGAAAK; encoded by the coding sequence ATGACCATCGCGCGTTACACCCTGATTGCCGCGGCCGTACTGGGCCTGGCTGCATGTGGCAAGCAGGAGCCGGCACAATCGGACGCTGCGGCTTCGGCACCGGCAGCATCCGCGACCGCCGCTGCTGGCGGCGCTTCTGGTGACACTGTTACCGTCAAGATTGGTCACGCTGCACCGCTGACCGGCAATATTGCTCACCTGGGCAAGGACAACGAAGACGGCGTGAAGCTGGCCATCGACGAAATCAACGCCGCAGGCGGCGCAGACATCGGCGGCAAGAAGGTCAAGTTCGAGATGGATTCCGAAGATGACCAGGCCGACCCGAAAACCGCGACCACCGTCGCCCAGCGCTTTGTCGATGAAAAAGTCGTCGGCGTGATCGGCCACTTGAACTCTGGCACGACCATCCCGGCTTCCAAGATTTACTCTGATGCCGGTATTCCGCAGATCTCCCCGTCCGCCACCGCCGTGGCCTACACCGCCCAGGGCTTCAAGACCGCCTTCCGCGTGATGGCTAACGACGCGCAACAAGGCAAGGTGCTGGGCGAATATGCCGTACAAAAGCTGGGCGCCAAGAAGATCGCCATTGTTGATGACCGCACCGCTTACGGTCAGGGCCTGGCTGATGAATTCGAGAAAGCCGCCAAGGCCGCCGGTGGCGACATTGTGAAGCGCGAATTCACCACCAACCAGGAAACCGACTTCAACGCCATCCTGACCTCGATCAAGGGCACCAAGCCTGACCTGATCTTCTACGGTGGCATGGACGCACAAGCCGCTCCGCTGAAGAAGCAAGCCCACAAGCTGGGTATCTCTGCCAAGGTCATGGGCGGCGACGGTACGCAAACGCCGGAACTGATCAAGCTGGCGGGTGATGACTCTGAAGGCATGGTGTCGTCCTCCCCGGGCCAGCCGAAGGATCAACTGCCGGGCGGCAAGGAATTCCTGGACAAGTTCAAGAAGACCTTCGGCCAGGAAGTGCAGCTGTATGCACCGTACTGCTATGACGCGGTGAAGGTGATGGTCGAAGCCATGAAGAAAGCCGGCTCTACCGAACCGGCCAAGTACCTGCCGGAACTGGCCAAGATCGACTATCAGGGCGTGACCGGCCCGATCACCTTTGACGAAAAGGGTGACATCAAGAACGGCGCGATCACCATTTACACCGTCAAGGGTGGCAAGTGGGAAGTGCTGGAAATTGTTGGCGGCGCTGCGGCCAAGTAA
- the fumC gene encoding class II fumarate hydratase produces MSQFRSETDSMGAINVAQDRYWGAQTQRSVGNFPIGVARFKWQRPVIRALGILKKAAAQANAQLGELPKDVAERIVSAADEVIAGKLDDHFPLVVFQTGSGTQSNMNANEVISNRAIQLAGGQMGSKTPVHPNDHVNRGQSSNDTFPTAMHIAVVEELQQRLFPAMATLRTTLAGKAGAYAGIVKTGRTHLQDATPITLGQEIGAWVAQLDFGIEAVRATLPGLYDLAIGGTAVGTGLNAHPQFGDKAAARIATITGYPFRAASNKFFALSAHDALVQTSAALRTLSGGLMKMANDVRWLASGPRCGIGELRIPENEPGSSIMPGKVNPTQCEAMTMVCVQVFGNDAAVAFAGTQGNFQLNVYKPVMVHNVLESIALISDAVLAFNDHCAVGIEPDLAVIESNLAKNLMLVTALNRHIGYDKAAKIAKKAHHEGLTLKAAALELGFLTEEEFAQWVVPLEMTKPLA; encoded by the coding sequence ATGAGCCAGTTCCGCAGCGAAACCGATTCCATGGGCGCCATCAATGTGGCGCAAGACCGCTACTGGGGGGCGCAAACGCAGCGCTCGGTAGGCAATTTTCCGATCGGGGTGGCGCGCTTCAAATGGCAACGGCCCGTCATCCGGGCGCTGGGTATCCTGAAAAAAGCGGCAGCGCAGGCCAATGCGCAACTAGGTGAACTGCCCAAAGACGTGGCCGAACGCATTGTCAGTGCGGCTGACGAAGTCATTGCCGGCAAGCTGGATGATCACTTCCCGCTGGTTGTGTTCCAGACAGGGTCAGGCACGCAGTCGAACATGAATGCCAACGAGGTGATCTCCAACCGGGCCATCCAGCTGGCGGGCGGGCAGATGGGCAGCAAGACGCCAGTGCACCCCAACGATCACGTCAACCGCGGGCAGTCGTCCAACGACACCTTTCCGACCGCCATGCATATCGCGGTGGTCGAGGAATTGCAGCAGCGCTTGTTCCCGGCCATGGCCACCTTGCGCACCACGCTGGCGGGCAAGGCCGGCGCGTATGCCGGCATCGTCAAAACCGGGCGCACGCATTTGCAGGATGCCACGCCCATTACCCTGGGCCAGGAGATCGGCGCCTGGGTAGCGCAGCTGGATTTCGGGATCGAGGCCGTGCGGGCCACGCTGCCAGGTTTGTATGATCTGGCGATTGGTGGCACCGCCGTCGGCACCGGGCTGAACGCCCACCCCCAGTTTGGCGACAAGGCCGCAGCCAGGATCGCCACCATTACCGGTTACCCGTTTCGCGCTGCGTCCAACAAGTTCTTTGCCTTGTCTGCACATGATGCGCTGGTGCAAACCTCCGCCGCACTGCGCACGCTGTCGGGCGGGCTGATGAAAATGGCCAACGACGTGCGCTGGCTGGCCAGCGGCCCACGCTGCGGCATTGGCGAGTTGCGGATTCCGGAGAACGAACCCGGTTCATCCATCATGCCGGGCAAGGTGAACCCCACCCAGTGCGAGGCCATGACCATGGTCTGCGTGCAGGTCTTCGGCAACGACGCCGCCGTGGCCTTTGCCGGCACCCAGGGCAATTTCCAGCTCAATGTGTACAAGCCGGTGATGGTGCACAACGTACTGGAAAGCATCGCGCTGATCAGCGATGCCGTGCTGGCGTTCAATGACCATTGCGCGGTGGGGATTGAGCCTGATCTGGCGGTGATTGAATCCAACCTTGCCAAAAACCTGATGCTGGTGACGGCGCTGAATCGGCATATCGGCTATGACAAGGCGGCAAAGATTGCCAAGAAGGCGCATCACGAAGGGCTGACACTGAAAGCGGCGGCGCTGGAACTGGGGTTTCTGACGGAAGAAGAATTTGCGCAGTGGGTGGTGCCGCTGGAGATGACAAAGCCGCTGGCTTGA
- a CDS encoding RNA-binding S4 domain-containing protein has product MAKPETPAHSGVRVDKWLWAARFYKTRSLATDAVEAGHVHLNGQRPKPAREIKPGDLLRVHTEHGEFEVKVSALSDKRGPAEAARALYEETPESMEKRERVAEADRLAPRFEHPQVKGRPTKKFRRQMNQFERG; this is encoded by the coding sequence ATGGCAAAACCAGAGACCCCGGCACACAGCGGTGTGCGTGTAGACAAGTGGCTGTGGGCCGCGCGCTTTTACAAAACGCGCTCGCTGGCCACGGATGCGGTCGAGGCCGGGCACGTGCATCTCAACGGCCAGCGCCCCAAACCCGCGCGGGAGATCAAGCCTGGCGATCTGTTGCGGGTGCATACCGAGCACGGCGAGTTTGAGGTGAAAGTCAGCGCCCTGAGCGACAAACGCGGCCCGGCCGAAGCCGCACGCGCCCTGTATGAAGAAACGCCAGAGAGCATGGAGAAACGCGAGCGGGTGGCAGAAGCCGACCGGCTGGCACCGCGCTTTGAGCATCCGCAGGTCAAAGGCCGCCCGACCAAGAAATTCCGTCGGCAGATGAACCAGTTCGAACGCGGCTGA
- a CDS encoding dicarboxylate/amino acid:cation symporter: protein MKRMHKTLYFWVLVAIVAGGILGYVDPATGVALKPLGDGFIALIKMLIGPVIFCTVVLGIANAGDLKKVGRVGGKALLYFEVVSTFALAIGLLVANLLKPGKGFNVDPASLDPKLTAEYAAKAHEQHVADFILHIIPKTFSDAFAGSGDLLQVLLIAILFAFALNKIGEKGTPVLKFVEGLSDIFFGMVRSIMWLAPLGAGGAMAFTIGKYGLKALLPLASLMGCFYLTCILFVLIVLGAVARMTGFSILKYLRYIRQELLLVLGTSSSESALVQLMKKMEDAGCSKPVVGLVVPAGYSFNLDGTNIYLTLAALFVAQAMNIDLSLGQELSILIVAMLTSKGASGVTGAGFITLAATLAVVPSIPVVGLALILGVDRFMSEARALTNIVGNGVAAIVVSHWEKELDRDKLNAALG from the coding sequence ATGAAACGCATGCACAAGACACTGTATTTCTGGGTGCTGGTCGCCATCGTTGCGGGCGGCATCCTGGGTTATGTTGACCCGGCGACGGGCGTGGCCCTCAAGCCACTGGGCGACGGATTTATCGCGCTGATCAAGATGCTGATCGGCCCGGTGATTTTCTGCACCGTGGTACTGGGCATTGCCAACGCCGGTGATCTGAAAAAGGTCGGGCGCGTGGGTGGCAAGGCGCTGTTGTATTTTGAAGTGGTGTCCACCTTTGCTCTCGCCATTGGTTTGCTGGTCGCCAACCTGCTCAAGCCAGGCAAGGGTTTCAACGTTGACCCCGCCTCGCTGGACCCGAAACTGACCGCCGAGTACGCCGCCAAGGCGCACGAACAGCACGTGGCCGATTTCATCCTGCATATCATTCCCAAGACTTTTTCTGATGCGTTTGCCGGCTCGGGCGATCTCTTGCAGGTGCTGCTGATTGCCATCCTGTTTGCCTTTGCGCTGAACAAGATCGGTGAAAAAGGCACGCCGGTCCTGAAGTTTGTCGAAGGCTTGTCGGATATTTTCTTTGGCATGGTCCGCAGCATCATGTGGCTGGCCCCGCTGGGCGCGGGTGGCGCCATGGCCTTCACCATCGGCAAATACGGCCTGAAAGCGCTGCTGCCGCTGGCCAGCCTGATGGGCTGCTTCTATCTGACCTGTATCCTGTTTGTGCTGATCGTGCTGGGCGCTGTGGCCCGCATGACCGGTTTCAGCATCCTCAAGTACCTTCGTTACATCCGCCAGGAACTGCTGCTGGTGCTGGGTACGTCTTCATCTGAAAGCGCGCTGGTGCAATTGATGAAGAAAATGGAAGACGCCGGTTGCAGCAAGCCGGTGGTAGGCCTCGTGGTCCCGGCCGGCTACAGCTTCAATCTGGATGGCACCAATATCTATCTGACACTGGCGGCGCTGTTTGTGGCACAGGCCATGAATATTGATCTGTCGCTGGGGCAAGAGTTGTCGATCCTGATCGTCGCCATGCTGACCTCCAAAGGCGCGTCTGGCGTAACCGGGGCCGGTTTCATTACCCTGGCCGCCACCCTGGCCGTGGTGCCGAGCATTCCGGTGGTGGGTCTGGCGCTGATTCTGGGGGTGGACCGCTTCATGTCTGAAGCGCGCGCGCTGACCAATATCGTCGGGAACGGCGTGGCGGCGATCGTGGTGTCGCACTGGGAAAAAGAACTGGATCGCGACAAGCTCAATGCTGCGCTGGGTTAA
- a CDS encoding TIGR02285 family protein, which translates to MRKSWMIVLLALFWAPVALARETITWVIFDWPPVFILQDRSSESVQQLGDGIGDQLIKMLIQRLPQYQHRVVVMTPKRAFAQMKQGDNLCVPSTLRNPEREGMALFTPALITMPIQLVTREDLLQTHPDWRDGVDLETLAADRSLVGGYEGTRSYGPMIDKVLASPANTGLHAVLGGDPNSLYQMLSLKRIDYTLEYPQIVAWLTERKQLPAGIAVVPLRQPDPWLLGNVACTRNAWGGKVIHDVDEAVKEAARQPSYRDLMTRWTPLHLREAQRRELDRFLHDRATHNYVQ; encoded by the coding sequence ATGCGTAAATCCTGGATGATTGTGCTGCTGGCGCTGTTCTGGGCGCCGGTTGCGCTGGCACGTGAAACCATTACCTGGGTCATTTTTGACTGGCCGCCGGTGTTTATCCTGCAAGACCGCAGCAGTGAGTCAGTGCAGCAACTGGGCGACGGCATTGGCGATCAGCTGATCAAGATGCTGATCCAGCGGCTGCCCCAGTATCAGCACCGCGTGGTGGTGATGACGCCCAAGCGGGCTTTTGCACAAATGAAACAGGGCGACAATCTGTGCGTGCCCTCGACCTTGCGCAATCCGGAACGTGAGGGCATGGCGTTGTTTACCCCGGCGCTGATCACCATGCCGATCCAGCTGGTGACCCGTGAAGACCTGTTGCAAACACACCCGGACTGGCGTGACGGGGTGGATCTGGAAACACTGGCGGCAGATCGCTCGCTGGTGGGCGGTTATGAGGGCACGCGCTCCTACGGCCCGATGATCGACAAGGTGCTGGCCTCGCCCGCCAATACCGGGCTGCATGCGGTCTTGGGCGGTGATCCGAACAGTCTTTACCAGATGCTGTCGCTCAAGCGTATTGATTACACCCTGGAGTACCCGCAGATCGTGGCCTGGCTGACCGAGCGCAAGCAGTTGCCGGCGGGCATTGCCGTGGTGCCGCTGCGCCAGCCTGATCCGTGGCTGCTGGGCAATGTGGCCTGTACCAGAAATGCCTGGGGCGGCAAGGTGATCCACGATGTCGACGAGGCCGTGAAGGAAGCCGCCAGACAGCCGTCGTACCGGGATCTGATGACACGCTGGACGCCGCTGCATTTGCGTGAAGCGCAGCGCCGCGAACTGGACCGCTTTTTGCACGACCGCGCCACCCACAATTACGTGCAGTAA
- a CDS encoding MFS transporter, with the protein MTDNNMNTSTDSLTWSAAHRPLNRRDVQTLTLSALGGALEFYDFVVYVFFAAVIGTLFFPPGLPDWLKLLQTFGIFAAGYLARPLGGIIIAHYGDKLGRKRMFTLSIFLMALPTLFMGLLPTYATLGVFAPVLLLILRVMQGAAIGGEVPGAWVFVSEHVPHNRTGLAVGSLTAGLTFGILLGALIATFINTHYSKEEVVSFAWRIPFILGGLFGLFAVYLRRFLEETPIFKELHQRKALSEGLPVAATVRNHLAGTLQAMLLTWVLSAAIVVVILFTPTWLQKVQGIAPALSLQANSLATLCLTLGCVVFGACADKFGGRLTLAIGSIGLLISSYNFYFSQPVAPGTLMLNYAITGFFVGVVGVVPYLMVRSFPAALRFSGVSFAYNVAYAIFGGLTPVAISAWLVYDKQAPAHYVAALCVLGVVLALAPQPKRH; encoded by the coding sequence ATGACCGACAACAACATGAACACCAGCACGGATTCTTTGACCTGGTCTGCTGCGCACCGCCCGCTTAACCGGCGCGACGTGCAGACCCTGACGCTCTCCGCCCTGGGCGGCGCCCTGGAGTTTTACGACTTCGTGGTGTACGTCTTTTTTGCCGCCGTGATCGGCACCCTGTTTTTCCCGCCCGGCCTGCCAGACTGGCTCAAGTTGCTGCAAACCTTTGGCATCTTTGCCGCGGGGTATCTTGCCCGCCCGCTGGGCGGCATCATCATTGCGCATTACGGCGACAAGCTGGGCCGCAAGCGCATGTTTACGCTGTCCATTTTCCTGATGGCACTGCCCACGCTGTTCATGGGCCTGTTGCCGACCTACGCCACGCTGGGCGTGTTTGCGCCGGTACTGTTGCTGATCCTGCGGGTGATGCAAGGCGCAGCCATTGGTGGCGAAGTGCCCGGCGCCTGGGTGTTTGTCTCTGAACATGTGCCGCACAACCGCACTGGTCTGGCGGTGGGTTCGCTGACGGCCGGCCTGACCTTTGGCATCTTGCTGGGCGCGCTGATTGCCACCTTCATCAACACCCATTACAGCAAGGAAGAAGTGGTCAGCTTCGCCTGGCGTATTCCGTTCATTCTGGGCGGCCTGTTTGGCCTGTTTGCGGTCTATCTGCGCCGCTTCCTGGAAGAAACGCCCATTTTCAAGGAACTGCATCAGCGCAAGGCCTTGTCTGAAGGGCTGCCGGTGGCGGCAACGGTGCGCAACCATCTGGCCGGTACCCTCCAGGCCATGCTGCTGACCTGGGTGCTGTCCGCAGCCATTGTGGTGGTCATCCTGTTCACGCCCACGTGGCTGCAAAAAGTCCAGGGCATCGCCCCGGCCTTGTCGTTGCAGGCCAACAGCCTGGCAACGCTATGCCTGACGCTGGGCTGCGTGGTCTTTGGCGCCTGCGCAGACAAGTTCGGCGGTCGCCTCACGCTGGCCATTGGCAGCATTGGCCTGCTGATCAGCAGCTATAACTTTTATTTCAGCCAGCCGGTGGCGCCAGGCACGCTGATGCTGAACTACGCCATCACCGGCTTTTTTGTCGGCGTTGTGGGTGTGGTGCCGTATCTGATGGTGCGCTCCTTCCCGGCCGCGCTGCGGTTCTCTGGCGTGTCTTTTGCCTATAACGTGGCCTATGCCATTTTTGGCGGGCTGACCCCGGTGGCCATCAGCGCCTGGCTGGTTTACGACAAACAGGCGCCCGCCCATTACGTTGCCGCGTTGTGCGTGCTGGGGGTGGTGCTGGCACTGGCGCCGCAACCGAAACGCCATTAA
- a CDS encoding zinc ribbon domain-containing protein: protein MATSQAHSRPERLLRIASWIVALVFAGLLNTLGNLIMGDLFYAPAGGPPQQEAFIDQATRARLEQQQKELERQKAALADKKETVDTALSRSHDEYNAANQTFRNWLATRQATGNSSQDPEVLNRTHALDALQAGVNNWQRQSDQLADQLRGVDKQQIQVQGQLGVLLDQGEKSYNQALQKYDLRIFFWRLAFTLPLLLLAIWLFIKFRKHRYWPFVYGFGLFALTAFFVELVPYLPSFGGYIRVVVGIILTVFAGVYMLRAFQRYVERKRLEMQQSQTERARTVVYEKAISSYQKKICPSCDKPWNLAGDQASFCIHCGLELFRVCGCGGRNFAFFPFCHQCGKPVKQTADTSTPSLLQTTPGTELPPR from the coding sequence ATGGCCACTTCGCAAGCTCACTCCCGCCCCGAACGCTTGTTGCGCATTGCCTCGTGGATTGTTGCGCTGGTCTTTGCCGGGCTGCTCAATACCCTGGGCAATCTGATCATGGGCGATCTGTTTTACGCCCCGGCTGGCGGGCCGCCGCAACAAGAGGCGTTCATCGACCAGGCAACGCGTGCGCGGCTGGAACAACAGCAAAAAGAGCTGGAACGGCAAAAGGCAGCGCTGGCCGACAAAAAAGAAACGGTCGATACCGCCCTCTCCCGCTCGCACGATGAATACAACGCCGCCAACCAGACGTTCCGCAACTGGCTGGCCACACGCCAGGCCACCGGCAACAGCAGCCAGGACCCGGAGGTGCTCAACCGCACCCATGCGCTGGATGCCTTGCAGGCCGGGGTCAATAACTGGCAGCGCCAGAGCGATCAACTGGCCGATCAGTTGCGTGGTGTAGACAAGCAGCAAATCCAGGTGCAGGGGCAGTTGGGTGTATTGCTGGATCAGGGCGAGAAATCGTACAACCAGGCTTTGCAGAAATATGATCTGCGCATCTTTTTCTGGCGGCTGGCGTTCACCCTGCCCTTGCTGTTGCTGGCCATCTGGCTGTTCATCAAGTTCCGCAAGCACCGCTACTGGCCGTTTGTGTATGGCTTCGGGCTGTTTGCGCTGACGGCGTTCTTTGTTGAACTGGTGCCGTATTTGCCCAGCTTTGGCGGGTATATCCGCGTGGTGGTCGGGATCATCCTCACCGTGTTTGCCGGCGTGTACATGCTGCGGGCATTCCAGCGCTATGTAGAACGCAAGCGGCTGGAAATGCAGCAAAGTCAGACTGAACGCGCCCGCACCGTGGTGTACGAAAAGGCCATCAGTTCATACCAGAAAAAGATTTGCCCATCGTGCGACAAACCGTGGAATCTGGCCGGCGACCAGGCCAGTTTCTGCATTCATTGCGGGCTGGAGTTGTTCCGCGTCTGCGGTTGTGGCGGGCGCAATTTCGCGTTTTTCCCGTTCTGCCACCAGTGTGGCAAACCGGTCAAACAGACGGCAGACACTAGCACGCCCTCGCTGCTGCAAACCACGCCAGGTACCGAGTTACCACCCCGCTAA